In one window of Apis mellifera strain DH4 linkage group LG12, Amel_HAv3.1, whole genome shotgun sequence DNA:
- the Tspan6 gene encoding tetraspanin 6 (The RefSeq protein has 1 substitution compared to this genomic sequence), producing MSCGMGMIKYLLFIFNFVFAVCGLGILTLGVLIHLQILGVSKQIETGLAFPSITLIVLGSIIFVISFFGCCGAIRESHCMTITFASFLLFILLVQIAVAVYAFIVVKNDDNFRNISEKYQEIFNGYFLNSESKDFIDFIQKNLQCCGVHSLSDYNDKPIPASCCNSPENNTCSISNSYTNGCVEALKDTVKLAGTVFGSVAIAIAIVELIGIICALCLANSIKNAERRGYRV from the exons ATGAGTTGCGGAATgggaatgataaaatatttactcttcatatttaatttcgtcTTCGCG GTATGCGGGTTAGGTATTCTAACTCTCGGTGTTTTGATACATCTACAAATATTAGGAGTAAGTAAGCAAATCGAAACCGGTCTTGCATTTCCATCGATAACATTGATCGTTCTTGGCAGTATAATCtttgtaatatcatttttcggATGCTGCGGTGCTATCCGAGAAAGTCATTGCATGACAATTACC TTCGCATCGTTTCTTCTGTTTATTTTGCTCGTGCAAATAGCAGTTGCCGTTTATGCCTTTATAGTTGTCaaaaatgatgataatttCCGCAATATATCAGAGAAATATCAGGAGATATTTAATGGTTACTTTTTGAATTCGGAGAgtaaagattttattgattttattcagaaaaat TTGCAATGCTGTGGTGTCCACTCTTTAAGTGATTATAATGACAAGCCTATTCCTGCAAGTTGTTGTAATTCTCCTGAAAATAATACTTGCTCTATAAGTAATTCATACACGAATGGTTGTGTAGAGGCATTAAAAGATACGGTCAAACTTGCCGGAACTGTGTTTGGTAGTGTCGCTATTGCTATTGCCATTGTTGAG TTGATTGGCATCATTTTCGCACTTTGCCTggcaaattctataaaaaacgCTGAACGTAGGGGTTATAGAGTATGA
- the LOC409783 gene encoding uncharacterized protein LOC409783 isoform X7 gives MGANLTKQSRREATQRDVERERRQRMEAEARVREATAEAERARSRVHHLQRELARMEETSRGLLQHKHRAEQLKQEKTALTLSYEARVHQYQAQISKLQLENESMRGQLRGLEAACAGEVHAALVARLATLETEHAALARDADAQRRQYERCLDDVANQVVRALLSQKGLREEIGALQRRIRELEAQNRALSGLLAQAANPGSPTELIQGILEAGPAAVVAALGLDPAWVPLSRPRSLNLQIPVMAATKCRRNRPLAQKPSEEEGSESPESGNRDEGYSTMSSDVQGEGARQEPSRGLEDLKEATDETEADVSPDARLVALDAGDPDVLFLPLNLTVGINPRHSYPPTKDLLPYQHVMRSFSDSHLCLKLTTTTNFTPYKLSSPMGSSSLLLVEEEGWDTEYVQQWLRLDDSRSAQQHRDLLELEYDRAELEDWSFSLSTEDLVQNESTVWKEPTTTTTTPALPAIKEHNPLELEEDANECLWNGASYLADRTGGELVALLMDARATGSWPYATSPGTSWSSEEGAFENSSKRSSAALSGCSDDPDSPSIGTDFTRDFYRLVKFESTKSLASTSSRSGRPPPDREQALQSVLSFIAEQQMYLTELPNNLLEHNGTTEVLEETENKNESGSEAMCTEIESVDQDNSNMENIETSTNDDLLDQIPVPSLAPEERIISAVACNGGVSYTTVAPSELGAVPEEDEEAATSSTPSTVVSPARASLLVEGRDRSLSFHERATSKDVIDELNRMIRKGEENTVTQETQVPLEKLDLACCCPTGWVHVERDIDFTDPKARANLLDVMLESSESSSATSSSGSAGSDSGDEPPDYRHLHRLHRYRRQKKASAAQAHRVLRLPSTWGSSRPSIIGRGEDFFVRYGDKEREAVASFDFLDEIVAPSSTGSNASLIDLDDTPSTELRSDIMKLSPL, from the exons GATGGAGGAGACGTCACGAGGGTTGCTGCAGCATAAACACAGGGCCGAACAGCTGAAGCAAGAGAAAACTGCTCTTACGCTTTCTTACGAG GCGCGCGTACATCAGTATCAGGCACAAATCTCGAAGCTGCAACTGGAGAACGAGTCGATGAGGGGTCAGCTGCGCGGTTTGGAGGCTGCGTGTGCTGGTGAGGTGCATGCCGCGTTGGTGGCACGTCTGGCGACCTTGGAAACGGAACACGCCGCCTTGGCGAGGGACGCGGACGCTCAACGTCGCCAGTACGAGCGGTGTCTGGACGACGTCGCCAACCAGGTGGTCCGCGCCCTTCTATCCCAAAAG GGTCTCAGGGAAGAAATCGGTGCATTGCAGAGGCGTATTCGAGAGCTCGAAGCTCAAAATCGAGCGCTTTCAGGATTATTGGCCCAAGCCGCAAATCCTGGAAGTCCAACAGAATTGATTCAAGGGATTCTCGAAGCTGGACCAGCGGCGGTGGTTGCCGCCCTTGGTCTGGATCCAGCTTGGGTTCCCTTGTCAAGGCCACGCTCGCTCAATTTACAAATACCAGTCATGGCTGCCACGAAATGTCGAAGAAACAGACCGTTAg CCCAGAAACCATCGGAAGAGGAAGGTAGCGAGAGTCCAGAGAGCGGGAACAGAGACGAGGGTTATTCAACCATGTCCAGCGATGTACAAGGTGAGGGTGCTCGACAGGAGCCGTCCCGAGGGTTGGAGGATCTGAAAGAAGCGACAGATGAGACCGAGGCAGACGTTTCACCGGATGCACGATTGGTCGCCCTCGACGCCGGTGATCCTGATGTCCTGTTTTTGCCATTGAATCTCACTGTAGGAATAAATCCACGTCACAGCTATCCCCCGACCAAAGATTTGCTACCGTATCAGCACGTGATGCGTAGCTTCTCCGACAGCCACCTATGTCTGAAGTTGACCACTACCACCAATTTCACACCGTACAAGCTATCGAGCCCCATGGGATCCTCCTCTCTACTTCTAGTCGAGGAAGAAGGCTGGGATACCGAGTACGTGCAACAATGGCTCAG gtTAGACGATAGTAGAAGTGCTCAACAACATCGAGATCTTCTCGAGTTGGAATACGACAGAGCAGAATTGGAAGATTGGAGTTTCTCGTTATCTACCGAGGATCTTGTTCAAAATGAATCCACGGTGTGGAAAGaacccaccaccaccactacaACCCCAGCGCTTCCTGCAATCAAGGAACATAATCCTTTGGAATTGGAAGAGGATGCAAACGAATGCTTGTGGAATGGTGCCAGTTATCTTGCGGATAGAACAGGAGGCGAATTG gttGCGCTACTCATGGATGCCAGAGCGACTGGATCGTGGCCATATGCTACAAGTCCTGGTACTTCATGGAGCAGCGAAGAAGGTGCGTTTGAAAATTCCAGTAAACGATCCTCGGCGGCGCTCTCCGGTTGCAGCGACGATCCGGATTCACCTTCGATCGGCACCGACTTCACCAGAGATTTCTACAGGCTGGTAAAATTCGAGAGCACGAAGAGTTTGGCAAGCACATCGTCGAGAAGCGGAAGACCTCCGCCGGATAGGGAACAAGCTTTACAGAGTGTCTTGTCTTTTATCGCTGAACAACAAATGTATTTAACCGAATTACCGAACAATCTATTGGAACATAACGGTACAACGGAAG ttTTGGAAGAAACGGAAAACAAGAATGAGTCTGGAAGCGAGGCGATGTGCACCGAAATTGAATCTGTTGATCAAGATAACAGTAACATGGAGAATATCGAAACGAGCACTAATGATGATTTGCTGGATCAAATACCCGTACCCTCTTTGGCACCGGAAGAGAGAATAATTAGTGCGGTAGCTTGCAACGGTGGCGTATCTTACACTACAGTTGCGCCATCCGAATTAGGTGCTGTTCCtgaagaagacgaagaagctGCTACTTCCTCTACACCAAGCACGGTT gTAAGTCCAGCGAGAGCATCGCTACTAGTCGAAGGTAGGGACCGATCGCTGAGCTTTCACGAGCGTGCCACATCGAAGGACGTGATAGATGAACTGAATCGAATGATCAGGAAAGGTGAGGAGAACACTGTGACCCAAGAAACCCAGGTACCGCTCGAAAAATTAGATCTTGCTTGCTGCTGTCCAACTGGATGGGTTCACGTTGAACGAGATATTGACTTTACCGACCCAAAA GCAAGAGCCAATCTTTTAGACGTGATGTTAGAGAGCAGTGAAAGTTCTTCGGCGACATCGAGCAGCGGATCAGCCGGAAGTGACTCGGGGGATGAACCACCTGATTACCGTCACTTGCATAGACTACATCGATACCGACGACAAAAAAAAg CATCGGCGGCCCAGGCACATCGTGTATTACGATTGCCGTCAACCTGGGGTTCATCGAGGCCATCGATCATCGGACGAGGTGAGGATTTCTTCGTACGATATGGAGACAAGGAACGTGAAGCCGTGGCCTCTTTTGACTTCCTCGACGAGATCGTGGCACCCTCCTCGACAGGCTCGAATGCTAGTCTCATCGATTTGGATGACACACCGTCTACCGAGCTTCGTAGCGACATCATGAAGCTTTCTCCGCTTTAG
- the LOC409783 gene encoding uncharacterized protein LOC409783 isoform X8, which yields MEETSRGLLQHKHRAEQLKQEKTALTLSYEARVHQYQAQISKLQLENESMRGQLRGLEAACAGEVHAALVARLATLETEHAALARDADAQRRQYERCLDDVANQVVRALLSQKGLREEIGALQRRIRELEAQNRALSGLLAQAANPGSPTELIQGILEAGPAAVVAALGLDPAWVPLSRPRSLNLQIPVMAATKCRRNRPLAQKPSEEEGSESPESGNRDEGYSTMSSDVQGEGARQEPSRGLEDLKEATDETEADVSPDARLVALDAGDPDVLFLPLNLTVGINPRHSYPPTKDLLPYQHVMRSFSDSHLCLKLTTTTNFTPYKLSSPMGSSSLLLVEEEGWDTEYVQQWLRLDDSRSAQQHRDLLELEYDRAELEDWSFSLSTEDLVQNESTVWKEPTTTTTTPALPAIKEHNPLELEEDANECLWNGASYLADRTGGELVALLMDARATGSWPYATSPGTSWSSEEGAFENSSKRSSAALSGCSDDPDSPSIGTDFTRDFYRLVKFESTKSLASTSSRSGRPPPDREQALQSVLSFIAEQQMYLTELPNNLLEHNGTTEVLEETENKNESGSEAMCTEIESVDQDNSNMENIETSTNDDLLDQIPVPSLAPEERIISAVACNGGVSYTTVAPSELGAVPEEDEEAATSSTPSTVVSPARASLLVEGRDRSLSFHERATSKDVIDELNRMIRKGEENTVTQETQVPLEKLDLACCCPTGWVHVERDIDFTDPKARANLLDVMLESSESSSATSSSGSAGSDSGDEPPDYRHLHRLHRYRRQKKASAAQAHRVLRLPSTWGSSRPSIIGRGEDFFVRYGDKEREAVASFDFLDEIVAPSSTGSNASLIDLDDTPSTELRSDIMKLSPL from the exons ATGGAGGAGACGTCACGAGGGTTGCTGCAGCATAAACACAGGGCCGAACAGCTGAAGCAAGAGAAAACTGCTCTTACGCTTTCTTACGAG GCGCGCGTACATCAGTATCAGGCACAAATCTCGAAGCTGCAACTGGAGAACGAGTCGATGAGGGGTCAGCTGCGCGGTTTGGAGGCTGCGTGTGCTGGTGAGGTGCATGCCGCGTTGGTGGCACGTCTGGCGACCTTGGAAACGGAACACGCCGCCTTGGCGAGGGACGCGGACGCTCAACGTCGCCAGTACGAGCGGTGTCTGGACGACGTCGCCAACCAGGTGGTCCGCGCCCTTCTATCCCAAAAG GGTCTCAGGGAAGAAATCGGTGCATTGCAGAGGCGTATTCGAGAGCTCGAAGCTCAAAATCGAGCGCTTTCAGGATTATTGGCCCAAGCCGCAAATCCTGGAAGTCCAACAGAATTGATTCAAGGGATTCTCGAAGCTGGACCAGCGGCGGTGGTTGCCGCCCTTGGTCTGGATCCAGCTTGGGTTCCCTTGTCAAGGCCACGCTCGCTCAATTTACAAATACCAGTCATGGCTGCCACGAAATGTCGAAGAAACAGACCGTTAg CCCAGAAACCATCGGAAGAGGAAGGTAGCGAGAGTCCAGAGAGCGGGAACAGAGACGAGGGTTATTCAACCATGTCCAGCGATGTACAAGGTGAGGGTGCTCGACAGGAGCCGTCCCGAGGGTTGGAGGATCTGAAAGAAGCGACAGATGAGACCGAGGCAGACGTTTCACCGGATGCACGATTGGTCGCCCTCGACGCCGGTGATCCTGATGTCCTGTTTTTGCCATTGAATCTCACTGTAGGAATAAATCCACGTCACAGCTATCCCCCGACCAAAGATTTGCTACCGTATCAGCACGTGATGCGTAGCTTCTCCGACAGCCACCTATGTCTGAAGTTGACCACTACCACCAATTTCACACCGTACAAGCTATCGAGCCCCATGGGATCCTCCTCTCTACTTCTAGTCGAGGAAGAAGGCTGGGATACCGAGTACGTGCAACAATGGCTCAG gtTAGACGATAGTAGAAGTGCTCAACAACATCGAGATCTTCTCGAGTTGGAATACGACAGAGCAGAATTGGAAGATTGGAGTTTCTCGTTATCTACCGAGGATCTTGTTCAAAATGAATCCACGGTGTGGAAAGaacccaccaccaccactacaACCCCAGCGCTTCCTGCAATCAAGGAACATAATCCTTTGGAATTGGAAGAGGATGCAAACGAATGCTTGTGGAATGGTGCCAGTTATCTTGCGGATAGAACAGGAGGCGAATTG gttGCGCTACTCATGGATGCCAGAGCGACTGGATCGTGGCCATATGCTACAAGTCCTGGTACTTCATGGAGCAGCGAAGAAGGTGCGTTTGAAAATTCCAGTAAACGATCCTCGGCGGCGCTCTCCGGTTGCAGCGACGATCCGGATTCACCTTCGATCGGCACCGACTTCACCAGAGATTTCTACAGGCTGGTAAAATTCGAGAGCACGAAGAGTTTGGCAAGCACATCGTCGAGAAGCGGAAGACCTCCGCCGGATAGGGAACAAGCTTTACAGAGTGTCTTGTCTTTTATCGCTGAACAACAAATGTATTTAACCGAATTACCGAACAATCTATTGGAACATAACGGTACAACGGAAG ttTTGGAAGAAACGGAAAACAAGAATGAGTCTGGAAGCGAGGCGATGTGCACCGAAATTGAATCTGTTGATCAAGATAACAGTAACATGGAGAATATCGAAACGAGCACTAATGATGATTTGCTGGATCAAATACCCGTACCCTCTTTGGCACCGGAAGAGAGAATAATTAGTGCGGTAGCTTGCAACGGTGGCGTATCTTACACTACAGTTGCGCCATCCGAATTAGGTGCTGTTCCtgaagaagacgaagaagctGCTACTTCCTCTACACCAAGCACGGTT gTAAGTCCAGCGAGAGCATCGCTACTAGTCGAAGGTAGGGACCGATCGCTGAGCTTTCACGAGCGTGCCACATCGAAGGACGTGATAGATGAACTGAATCGAATGATCAGGAAAGGTGAGGAGAACACTGTGACCCAAGAAACCCAGGTACCGCTCGAAAAATTAGATCTTGCTTGCTGCTGTCCAACTGGATGGGTTCACGTTGAACGAGATATTGACTTTACCGACCCAAAA GCAAGAGCCAATCTTTTAGACGTGATGTTAGAGAGCAGTGAAAGTTCTTCGGCGACATCGAGCAGCGGATCAGCCGGAAGTGACTCGGGGGATGAACCACCTGATTACCGTCACTTGCATAGACTACATCGATACCGACGACAAAAAAAAg CATCGGCGGCCCAGGCACATCGTGTATTACGATTGCCGTCAACCTGGGGTTCATCGAGGCCATCGATCATCGGACGAGGTGAGGATTTCTTCGTACGATATGGAGACAAGGAACGTGAAGCCGTGGCCTCTTTTGACTTCCTCGACGAGATCGTGGCACCCTCCTCGACAGGCTCGAATGCTAGTCTCATCGATTTGGATGACACACCGTCTACCGAGCTTCGTAGCGACATCATGAAGCTTTCTCCGCTTTAG
- the Tspan6 gene encoding tetraspanin 6 isoform X1, with translation MNCISECIKYLLFIFNSIFVVCGLGILTLGVLIHLQILGVSKQIETGLAFPSITLIVLGSIIFVISFFGCCGAIRESHCMTITFASFLLFILLVQIAVAVYAFIVVKNDDNFRNISEKYQEIFNGYFLNSESKDFIDFIQKNLQCCGVHSLSDYNDKPIPASCCNSPENNTCSISNSYTNGCVEALKDTVKLAGTVFGSVAIAIAIVELIGIIFALCLANSIKNAERRGYRV, from the exons atgaattGTATTTCAGAGTGTAtcaaatatttgctttttatttttaattctatctttGTG GTATGCGGGTTAGGTATTCTAACTCTCGGTGTTTTGATACATCTACAAATATTAGGAGTAAGTAAGCAAATCGAAACCGGTCTTGCATTTCCATCGATAACATTGATCGTTCTTGGCAGTATAATCtttgtaatatcatttttcggATGCTGCGGTGCTATCCGAGAAAGTCATTGCATGACAATTACC TTCGCATCGTTTCTTCTGTTTATTTTGCTCGTGCAAATAGCAGTTGCCGTTTATGCCTTTATAGTTGTCaaaaatgatgataatttCCGCAATATATCAGAGAAATATCAGGAGATATTTAATGGTTACTTTTTGAATTCGGAGAgtaaagattttattgattttattcagaaaaat TTGCAATGCTGTGGTGTCCACTCTTTAAGTGATTATAATGACAAGCCTATTCCTGCAAGTTGTTGTAATTCTCCTGAAAATAATACTTGCTCTATAAGTAATTCATACACGAATGGTTGTGTAGAGGCATTAAAAGATACGGTCAAACTTGCCGGAACTGTGTTTGGTAGTGTCGCTATTGCTATTGCCATTGTTGAG TTGATTGGCATCATTTTCGCACTTTGCCTggcaaattctataaaaaacgCTGAACGTAGGGGTTATAGAGTATGA